The nucleotide window AGCGAATGTGTCTGCTTCAGCCTTGTTAAATGTAACGCCCGACTTCATCGTACAAGGAAGCCTGGATTACAATCGAATAAATGGTCTGGTCGAGAACGAACGTACGCATATAACCCTTGCACGGCTAAAGTTGTCGTATGCGTTCAGTACAAAACTCTTTTTAAGCGGCTTCTCGCAATATAATAACGTTTCAAAGTCGCTCATCAACAACTTCCACCTCCGATATACTGCTAAAGATGGGAATGATTTCTACCTGGTATATAATGCTGAGATCAATCAGGTAGGTGGGGCTGTCGGGACGCTATTTCCGGAGGCCAATCGCGGGACATTGCTGGTAAAGTACAGCCATACTTTTCACAAGTGACCCGATAAATACAGCCTTGCATCCATATTCCAGAATTATCATGAAACTCTATCCTCGACACCTTCGCTCGAATTCCTCCCGCCTGCTAGTGAAAAACATAATCATGTTTGTATGCGCAATTGCGCTGTTTCTTTCATTGGCAAAGCATGCGAAGTCTATAGCTGAATCTGATAGCTTCGACATACCTGTTGAACAAATTAAGACAAGCAATAGACAAGAAGTCACCGCCCAAAGCTACCAGATATATTGGCAGAAAGCAGGTGTGTTATTACAATCTGCCCAGCCTCCCTGTGCAGACGCTGCAGTTTTTTCGGTATTGCCAGCTACGCTACAGTAGGTGGGTGAAAGCTGGTTTCAAACCCGCGCTAAAAACAGGCTTTCGCTGTTATACTAGACCATGAGCAACCAATCGCTTGAATGACCTGATGTCGGTAGAAATGCAAAACGGGCACTCGCAGTGCCCGTTTTGTGTTACTGAAATATCGGCATGTAGATGTTACGCCGGCTCGGATACCAACTGATTTGCCGGGAAAAGCTGCTTGTCGTAGTAGTATGATACAGCCAGAATGACCAGCGCCACAATTGCGCCATATTGCTCGCCATCACCCACCATAATATGAGCAGAAGAGGCCAGGATAAAATCAAAACACAAGCCTGCATATGCCCATTCTTTTAACACGGCTGACTTTTTGGTCAGAATAGCCACAACAGCCAATATTTTGGCAATCGCTAGTGGAATTACAATATAGGCGGGGTAGCCAAGGCTGGTAAACAAGGCCTGAATCTCTGCTGTGTTGAACAGGTACATACCGGCAGAAAAGATCATCATCAGGCAAACGAGGCCCGTTGCGATCCAGTAAAAAATCTTTGGGAGTTTCTCCATTGTGCTGCTATCTCGGTTGGTTAGTTTCTCTAAGGCGTCAGGCAATTGCCATAGTCGCCACCAATACGCGCCATGTCAGCCTCAATGAAGGCCGCACGATCTGTAAGGTATGCGGTGGGGGAGGAAGGGTTTGACCGGGTTGGGGTGGGCAACGCTGCTGCTAGTAATGCAGACTCGTGCAGGGTTAGTTGTGACGCTGATTTGCCAAAATAGTGGTGGGAAGCGGCTTCAGCGCCATAAATACCAAATCCCCACTCGGCAAGATTTAAGTACACTTCCAATATACGTTCTTTAGGCCAAAGGATTTCAATCAAGGCGGTGAAGTAAGCCTCAAATCCCTTGCGTATCCATGAGCGTGTTGGCCAGAGGAATGCATTCTTAGCGGTTTGCATGGACAGGGTTGATGCGCCACGTTTAATGGTGGCTTCCTCATTGTGCGCTTGCGCTTTTGCAATGGCAGTCCAGTCAAAGCCATTGTGTACGCAGAATTGCTGGTCCTCCGCCGCAAGCACTGCTAAAGGCAAGTGCGGACTAATCTGGTCTATGGTGACGGGCCGGCGATCAATTTCCAGCCCTTTTTGCTGGTCCCGCCGCATAATGAAACTGGAGGGCGGGTCGGTGAAACGGTAGACCAACACCCAGAAGACACTCAATAGAAAAAAGAGGATCAGGC belongs to Bacteroidota bacterium and includes:
- a CDS encoding DoxX family protein, whose product is MEKLPKIFYWIATGLVCLMMIFSAGMYLFNTAEIQALFTSLGYPAYIVIPLAIAKILAVVAILTKKSAVLKEWAYAGLCFDFILASSAHIMVGDGEQYGAIVALVILAVSYYYDKQLFPANQLVSEPA
- the mtgA gene encoding monofunctional biosynthetic peptidoglycan transglycosylase — protein: MKYLVTYSCYSPLSIPSTLPMSTDYSSHYVDYPAQEAPQKSKFPIFRIGLRVVAISLILFFLLSVFWVLVYRFTDPPSSFIMRRDQQKGLEIDRRPVTIDQISPHLPLAVLAAEDQQFCVHNGFDWTAIAKAQAHNEEATIKRGASTLSMQTAKNAFLWPTRSWIRKGFEAYFTALIEILWPKERILEVYLNLAEWGFGIYGAEAASHHYFGKSASQLTLHESALLAAALPTPTRSNPSSPTAYLTDRAAFIEADMARIGGDYGNCLTP